The proteins below are encoded in one region of Glandiceps talaboti chromosome 17, keGlaTala1.1, whole genome shotgun sequence:
- the LOC144448625 gene encoding uncharacterized protein LOC144448625 has protein sequence MATASGVKNDVNTVIGLAVTHVIVGLFCVSLEWAIIEYKCYLYTLSVPLWAGTLFMTTGGVGYTLKNNHSSKLVRDFFSLSVLATLTSSVVVAYGVIAAWVDSTTDKDLQVGVDITIATLGTIELCVSITSSIVASRLHRVFKYTPLRTIGEYHTTKNRTILLVPMSADQIPLIYIPDDHKLRDVKVTE, from the exons ATGGCAACTGCTAGTGGTGTCAAGAATGACGTCAATACAGTAATAGGCCTGGCTGTAACACATGTAATTGTTGGGTTATTTTGTGTATCACTTGAATGGGCTATCATTGAGTATAAATGTTATCTGTATACACTTAGTGTACCTCTATGGGCTGGCACATTG TTTATGACGACTGGAGGAGTTGGTTATacattgaaaaataatcatagcTCAAAGTTG GTACgtgatttcttttcattatcCGTACTAGCCACATTAACGTCGTCTGTTGTTGTGGCATATGGTGTCATTGCAGCATGGGTAGATTCTACTACAGATAAG GACTTACAGGTTGGCGTTGACATAACCATAGCAACCCTTGGAACAATAGAATTATGTGTTTCTATTACGTCATCAATTGTGGCAAGCAGATTACACAGAGTATTCAAATATACACCTTTGAG GACCATTGGAGAATACCACACAACCAAAAACAGAACAATTCTCCTGGTACCAATGTCAGCTGACCAGATTCCCCTCATTTACATACCAGATGATCACAAACTCAGAGACGTCAAAGTAACGGAGTAA